The DNA window CCGTCAGCTTCCTGAACCGGGTCCACAGCCCCGCCCCGTCGACCAGCGCGGCCTCGTACATCTCGTCGGGGATCGACTTCATGTAGTTGCTCAGCACGAAGGTGCAGAACCCGAGCTGGAACGCGACGTTGATGACGATCAGGCCGGTGATCGAGTTGTACAGCAGCCCGCTGCCGGCCAGGAAGGTCGGCAGGTGGATCTGCAGGAAGATCCGGTACAGCGGCGTGATGATGACCTGCTGGGGCAGCAGGTTCCCGGCCGTGAACACGATCAGCAGAGCCACGTTGATCTTGACGTTCACCCGGGTCAGGACGAACGCGAGACCGGAGGCGAGCGCCAGGACGATGATCACCGAGGGCACGGTGATCAGCACCGAGTTCCAGAAGTAGTGCAGCATGTCCGACTGGGTCCACGCGTCGCTGAAGTTCTTCAGCGTCAGGTGGTGCGGCATCGACACATAGCCGTACTTCTGGGTCTCCGAATACGGACGCAGCGACACGTAGAGCGCGAAGGCGATCGGCAGCAGCCACAGCACACAAGCGCTGATCAGGAACGCCTGCGACGCGAGCTGTCCCCAGCGCGGCGCCTTCCGGCGGCCGCCGGCCGAGGCGCGGGGCGTCGTCCTGTGAATGGTCTGTGCAGTCATCGGGCGCCCTTGGGTTGGCTCTCGCGGCGGAACGTGAGGTACAGGAACGTACAAATCGGCACGAGGGAGATGACCAGCAGAACCACGCCGAGCGCCGACCCGAAGCCGACCCGCTGTGTCTCCCCGACGATGTTGGAGGTGACCAGAACCGACAACAGCTCCAGGCCGTTGATGCCCTTGTTGGTGATGTAGACCAGGTCGAAGGCACGCAGCGACTCGATGACGGTCACCACCATGACCACGATGTTGATCGGCCGCATGACCGGGAAGACCACTTTCCAGAAGGTCTGCCAGGCGTTGGTGCCGTCCATGACCGCCGCCTCACGGAGCTGCGGGTCCACGGCTTTGAGGCCGGCCAGATAGAGCACCATCACGTAGCCGGCCTGCCGCCACGTGGCCTCGACCAGCACCGACCAAAGATTCAGCTTCGGATTGCCGAGCCAGTCGATGGCGTTGCCGTTGTGGTTGTGCCCGATGACGGTGTTGATCAGGCCGTAGTTCTGGGAGTACATGAACTCCCAGATGATGCCGACCAGCGCCAGCGAGAGCATCACCGGCAGGAACAGGATGCTCTGGTACATCCGGCTGCCCTTGATGCCGCGGTCGATGAGGACGGCGAAGAGCATGCCGAGCGGGGTCGCGAAGAACACGAACACCGCCAGCCAGATCAGGTTGTGCCGGACCGCCGGCCAGAACTCGGGGTAGATCGTGGCGGCCTGGTGGTAGTTCTGGACGCCGTACAGGCATCCGTTGTTCAGGATCGAGGGGACGTTCGGCTGGCAGGTCTTCGTCGACAGACCGCCCACGCCGTTCCACTTCGTGAACGACAGG is part of the Catenulispora sp. EB89 genome and encodes:
- a CDS encoding carbohydrate ABC transporter permease: MTDHELDPATVGAPRAPRRRRLGRLSGRDKAVVAVLLGLPILIDLVFIWGPTLGTIGLSFTKWNGVGGLSTKTCQPNVPSILNNGCLYGVQNYHQAATIYPEFWPAVRHNLIWLAVFVFFATPLGMLFAVLIDRGIKGSRMYQSILFLPVMLSLALVGIIWEFMYSQNYGLINTVIGHNHNGNAIDWLGNPKLNLWSVLVEATWRQAGYVMVLYLAGLKAVDPQLREAAVMDGTNAWQTFWKVVFPVMRPINIVVMVVTVIESLRAFDLVYITNKGINGLELLSVLVTSNIVGETQRVGFGSALGVVLLVISLVPICTFLYLTFRRESQPKGAR
- a CDS encoding carbohydrate ABC transporter permease; its protein translation is MTAQTIHRTTPRASAGGRRKAPRWGQLASQAFLISACVLWLLPIAFALYVSLRPYSETQKYGYVSMPHHLTLKNFSDAWTQSDMLHYFWNSVLITVPSVIIVLALASGLAFVLTRVNVKINVALLIVFTAGNLLPQQVIITPLYRIFLQIHLPTFLAGSGLLYNSITGLIVINVAFQLGFCTFVLSNYMKSIPDEMYEAALVDGAGLWTRFRKLTVPLCRPALAALATLLTTWIYNDFFWAITLMSSGDKRPVTSALANLQGQFVSNQNLIAAAAMIAAIPTLVVYVLLQKQFIAGLALGSSKG